A genome region from Anopheles stephensi strain Indian chromosome 2, UCI_ANSTEP_V1.0, whole genome shotgun sequence includes the following:
- the LOC118505846 gene encoding serine-rich adhesin for platelets isoform X1, whose product MSAGLMSCVRENSPPLDNAPAAQVQDIPITITTPETAAAPTNTSDTTKRKRFHPFRNLRRIFRRRTVSSADRAPGQLGAKGPTHIHFATPGCSTTDATLPRTGFGVPITIRNESAAGVAPPGSSQVGAGAYFKRETYRLRNSDDLDKEMSDYQRSLSEGRLVDSDISRDGLSQSHDSVFSESAGTASSLSITLKNELADVLRKRRKDRQGEVSDEDLGLPMSPITPQRKDRGMNKSEGSLSILSMTSSDMDDDRSASNASGHNLLHLDSSTSGSISMNRSDNMDESGDSSKLSHSAAKHKLAVRPKKKGPTRARTRPRESTLLPATPEVNEESLKLSSTNIASNFSPSKEANEKAHSLPYGIMPPGTSTPLSSHPMPRSPSKEVSASKLSIGDAPASSSIYVNRNISKSHEFERTSEHHLTVEGAGAVSSRKEDDGFFKRILNYSFKKKKHESGKEESASVTASPRKEDNTSSVYISSAEPALTDCIPTEQIMKLSLVVGEPEMGELSGYKKIKSGPAARQRVFPKDIFTAEEREANAREQQQHTQRYSSNVEVNRQSVASSGSGHSLTIVEGKVPLHKSEEYLVSKTRKFSERSVDGGEGDDEESDGRRYVSHGERLKSPKVYGLSSYQQKLAKISISAQPATETSKESPSKRAKSVEKSKSFRTYTDSVSNQLQAGGHQVPSLPNLSASLSVGNFSNNFLETEHKFFSMTENMNTGKQRVFKDYITNADDDADSRLLSSSASLQKFEINDNNLLNPREEYVDHQPKSIVLTTNTLTPPEPTSILNKSNQNISQIEENIDKLVSSQFVSIIRSSDEGSSNERLDEISSAGQTGANVPEFMKIQLNRVEGTGRPAKTSSIVLTASPTPAPPTSPAIASPTASAGQYQPPDDAIKLQRRFSNENIEITESKPPLPPSVVARSSLILEGGVPKSPPAFRKQGSNAGSVGAGDLAGTKRNSMNLSQDLSDDRKVILQRRTSVTEEKIKYERRISSSSEDIKFEKKKSTSEELLEKRGSTGSGNGNSNYNSGSSSGDELVVLRKKFVVGEKEGKDKDGTPELMKVFARRSLKLRSDDDYKVTDSGKPLSSIDSDKENQSSEEKLDKVGLQPVKQSQQQQQQQQQPLQQPELISTSLVQAVSVAPLQAPATNGSLKNGCSGSDAVPLKNGSSENGQLPAAGEAILRKSVTSKPFGVPNRFSNATNGGQPRNATSFVEVRKTLLPSATVTVSPVNNNFVKSTSPAGQDACENQSTVSNNNTINTNRHTIASLNQLNSTNGVGGGVGAINNNASNNATTIIETDAGNGEINEFKGILQRRAEWEKRAKEGFK is encoded by the exons ATGTCTGCGGGTTTGATGTCATGTGTGCGCGAAAATTCGCCACCGTTGGATAATGCACCGGCGGCACAAGTGCAGGACATTCCGATTACGATCACCACACCGGAAACAGCAG CGGCACCTACCAACACCAGCGACACCACCAAACGGAAACGGTTCCATCCGTTTCGCAACCTACGCCGGATCTTTCGCCGCCGAACCGTATCGTCGGCGGACCGTGCCCCGGGACAGCTCGGTGCCAAAGGGCCAACCCACATCCACTTTGCCACACCCGGCTGTTCGACGACCGATGCAACGCTTCCACGGACCGGCTTTGGCGTCCCGATCACGATCCGCAACGAGTCGGCAGCCGGCGTCGCACCGCCCGGTTCTTCCCAGGTTGGGGCCGGAGCGTACTTCAAGCGCGAAACCTACCGGCTACGGAACTCCGATGATCTAGACAAGGAGATGTCCGATTATCAGCGCAGCCTAAGCGAAGGTCGACTGGTGGATAG TGACATAAGCCGCGATGGACTTTCACAATCACACGATAGTGTTTTCTCCGAATCCGCCGGCACAGCTAGCAGCCTATCGATCACGCTAAAG AACGAACTAGCGGACGTGCTGCGTAAGCGAAGGAAAGATCGGCAGGGAGAAGTTTCTGACGAAGATCTCGGACTGCCCATGAGTCCCATCACACCACAGCGCAAAGATCGTGGAATGAACAAAAGCGAAGGATCGCTCAGTATACTGAGCATGACCAGCTCGGACATGGATGATGATCGCTCCGCATCGAACGCAAGCGGACACAATTTGCTACACCTGGACTCATCCACCTCCGGCTCGATCAGTATGAACCGATCAGACAATATGGATGAAAGTG GTGATTCATCGAAATTGAGCCACTCCGCAGCGAAACACAAACTTGCCGTACGACCAAAGAAAAAGGGCCCAACCCGAGCTCGAACTCGCCCAAGAGAG TCAACCCTGTTGCCAGCGACGCCCGAAGTGAACGAGGAATCGTTGAAGCTTTCCTCCACCAATATCGCTTCCAACTTTTCACCTTCGAAGGAAGCAAACGAGAAGGCCCATTCGTTGCCGTACGGTATCATGCCACCTGGTACATCGACCCCGCTGTCGTCCCATCCGATGCCAAGATCACCCTCCAAAGAAGTCAGCGCGTCGAAGCTTTCGATCGGTGACGCACCCGCGAGTTCCTCAATCTACGTCAACAGGAACATTTCCAAGAGTCACGAGTTTGAGCGCACGTCCGAGCACCATCTGACGGTGGAGGGAGCGGGAGCTGTTTCATCGAGAAAGGAAGACGATGGGTTCTTCAAGCGTATCCTCAACTATAGcttcaagaagaagaagcacgaGTCGGGCAAGGAAGAGTCCGCGTCGGTAACGGCTTCCCCACGGAAGGAAGACAACACCAGCAGCGTGTACATTAGCTCGGCTGAACCGGCCCTTACCGATTGCATTCCTACGGAGCAGATTATGAAGCTGTCGTTGGTAGTGGGCGAGCCAGAGATGGGAGAGCTTAGCGGGTACAAGAAGATCAAGTCTGGTCCAGCAGCACGACAGCGTGTCTTTCCGAAAGATATCTTCACGGCGGAAGAGCGCGAAGCGAACGCTAgggagcagcaacagcacacacagcgCTACTCTTCAAACGTGGAAGTTAACCGACAGTCTGTCGCATCGTCCGGTAGTGGTCACTCGCTTACAATCGTTGAAGGAAAGGTACCACTGCACAAGAGCGAGGAGTATCTCGTCTCCAAGACACGCAAGTTCTCCGAACGCAGTGTTGATGGCGGCGAGGGTGATGATGAGGAAAGTGATGGCCGACGATACGTGAGTCACGGCGAGCGACTCAAAAGCCCGAAGGTGTATGGGTTGAGTTCGTATCAGCAGAAGCTGGCGAAAATATCAATCTCAGCGCAACCAGCGACTGAGACGAGCAAGGAAAGTCCAAGCAAACGAGCGAAATCGGTGGAAAAGTCAAAAAGCTTCCGCACGTACACGGACAGTGTGTCGAACCAGCTGCAGGCAGGTGGTCATCAGGTGCCGAGTTTACCGAACCTGAGCGCATCGCTGTCGGTGGGCAACTTCAGCAACAACTTCCTCGAGACCGAGCACAAGTTCTTCAGCATGACGGAGAACATGAACACCGGGAAGCAGCGTGTGTTTAAGGACTACATCACCAATGCGGACGATGATGCAGATTCGCGGCTACTCTCGTCGAGTGCTTCGCTGCAGAAGTTTGAGATAAATGATAACAATCTGTTGAACCCGCGCGAAGAGTACGTCGACCATCAGCCGAAAAGTATTGTACTGACGACAAACACGCTGACACCGCCCGAACCGACCAGCATCTTGAACAAATCAAACCAGAACATTTCGCAGATCGAGGAGAACATTGACAAGCTTGTATCGTCGCAGTTTGTCAGCATCATCAGGAGTTCGGACGAGGGTAGCAGCAATGAGCGGCTAGATGAAATCTCCTCCGCCGGTCAGACGGGTGCGAACGTGCCGGAGTTCATGAAGATCCAGCTGAACCGTGTCGAAGGTACTGGACGGCCCGCCAAGACGAGCAGCATCGTTTTGACGGCCTCTCCTACACCAGCTCCACCAACCTCACCCGCCATTGCTAGTCCCACTGCCAGTGCAGGGCAGTACCAGCCGCCAGACGATGCCATAAAGCTGCAGCGACGGTTCAGCAACGAGAATATCGAGATCACCGAATCCAAACCACCGCTTCCACCATCGGTGGTGGCAAGGTCCAGCCTGATACTGGAGGGAGGCGTCCCCAAGAGTCCACCCGCCTTCCGAAAGCAGGGCAGCAATGCTGGCAGCGTAGGTGCGGGTGATCTGGCCGGTACGAAGCGCAACTCGATGAATCTCTCACAGGACCTGAGCGACGATCGGAAGGTGATCCTGCAGCGCCGTACCTCGGTGACGGAGGAAAAGATCAAGTACGAGCGGCGGATATCGTCCTCCTCGGAAGATATAAAGTTCGAGAAGAAAAAGTCCACCTCGGAGGAGTTGCTGGAGAAGCGCGGAAGCACGGGCAGCGGCAATGGGAACTCCAATTACAATAGTGGCTCGAGCAGTGGTGACGAGCTGGTGGTACTGCGCAAGAAGTTCGTCGTGGGTGAGAAAGAGGGCAAGGATAAGGATGGAACTCCGGAGCTGATGAAGGTGTTTGCGAGGAGATCGTTGAAGCTGCGCTCGGACGATGATTACAAGGTGACTGATAGCGGCAAGCCGCTGTCCAGCATTGACAGCGACAAGGAAAATCAATCGAGCGAGGAAAAGTTGGATAAGGTAGGACTGCAGCCGGTGAAGCaatcccagcagcagcagcagcagcagcagcagccactcCAACAACCGGAACTTATCTCAACAAGCCTCGTGCAGGCGGTATCGGTGGCTCCTTTACAAGCACCTGCCACGAATGGATCACTGAAGAATGGATGCTCGGGAAGCGATGCAGTGCCGCTGAAAAATGGTTCCAGCGAGAATGGCCAATTGCCCGCAGCAGGAGAAGCGATCCTGCGCAAAAGCGTTACCAGCAAACCGTTTGGGGTACCGAACCGGTTCAGCAATGCCACCAACGGTGGACAACCGCGCAATGCGACCTCGTTTGTGGAGGTACGTAAAACGCTTCTTCCAAGTGCGACGGTCACAGTGTCCCCGGTGAACAATAACTTCGTGAAATCGACATCCCCGGCTGGCCAGGACGCGTGTGAGAATCAGTCCACcgtgagcaacaacaacaccatcaacacaaACCGCCATACGATCGCGTCGTTAAACCAGCTCAACAGCACGaacggtgttggtggtggagtCGGTGCCATCAACAACAACGCGTCCAACaatgccaccaccatcatcgagACGGACGCCGGGAATGGTGAGATAAACGAGTTCAAGGGCATCCTGCAGCGTCGGGCGGAGTGGGAGAAGCGTGCGAAGGAAGGATTCAAGTAA
- the LOC118505846 gene encoding serine-rich adhesin for platelets isoform X3 translates to MSDYQRSLSEGRLVDSDISRDGLSQSHDSVFSESAGTASSLSITLKNELADVLRKRRKDRQGEVSDEDLGLPMSPITPQRKDRGMNKSEGSLSILSMTSSDMDDDRSASNASGHNLLHLDSSTSGSISMNRSDNMDESGDSSKLSHSAAKHKLAVRPKKKGPTRARTRPRESTLLPATPEVNEESLKLSSTNIASNFSPSKEANEKAHSLPYGIMPPGTSTPLSSHPMPRSPSKEVSASKLSIGDAPASSSIYVNRNISKSHEFERTSEHHLTVEGAGAVSSRKEDDGFFKRILNYSFKKKKHESGKEESASVTASPRKEDNTSSVYISSAEPALTDCIPTEQIMKLSLVVGEPEMGELSGYKKIKSGPAARQRVFPKDIFTAEEREANAREQQQHTQRYSSNVEVNRQSVASSGSGHSLTIVEGKVPLHKSEEYLVSKTRKFSERSVDGGEGDDEESDGRRYVSHGERLKSPKVYGLSSYQQKLAKISISAQPATETSKESPSKRAKSVEKSKSFRTYTDSVSNQLQAGGHQVPSLPNLSASLSVGNFSNNFLETEHKFFSMTENMNTGKQRVFKDYITNADDDADSRLLSSSASLQKFEINDNNLLNPREEYVDHQPKSIVLTTNTLTPPEPTSILNKSNQNISQIEENIDKLVSSQFVSIIRSSDEGSSNERLDEISSAGQTGANVPEFMKIQLNRVEGTGRPAKTSSIVLTASPTPAPPTSPAIASPTASAGQYQPPDDAIKLQRRFSNENIEITESKPPLPPSVVARSSLILEGGVPKSPPAFRKQGSNAGSVGAGDLAGTKRNSMNLSQDLSDDRKVILQRRTSVTEEKIKYERRISSSSEDIKFEKKKSTSEELLEKRGSTGSGNGNSNYNSGSSSGDELVVLRKKFVVGEKEGKDKDGTPELMKVFARRSLKLRSDDDYKVTDSGKPLSSIDSDKENQSSEEKLDKVGLQPVKQSQQQQQQQQQPLQQPELISTSLVQAVSVAPLQAPATNGSLKNGCSGSDAVPLKNGSSENGQLPAAGEAILRKSVTSKPFGVPNRFSNATNGGQPRNATSFVEVRKTLLPSATVTVSPVNNNFVKSTSPAGQDACENQSTVSNNNTINTNRHTIASLNQLNSTNGVGGGVGAINNNASNNATTIIETDAGNGEINEFKGILQRRAEWEKRAKEGFK, encoded by the exons ATGTCCGATTATCAGCGCAGCCTAAGCGAAGGTCGACTGGTGGATAG TGACATAAGCCGCGATGGACTTTCACAATCACACGATAGTGTTTTCTCCGAATCCGCCGGCACAGCTAGCAGCCTATCGATCACGCTAAAG AACGAACTAGCGGACGTGCTGCGTAAGCGAAGGAAAGATCGGCAGGGAGAAGTTTCTGACGAAGATCTCGGACTGCCCATGAGTCCCATCACACCACAGCGCAAAGATCGTGGAATGAACAAAAGCGAAGGATCGCTCAGTATACTGAGCATGACCAGCTCGGACATGGATGATGATCGCTCCGCATCGAACGCAAGCGGACACAATTTGCTACACCTGGACTCATCCACCTCCGGCTCGATCAGTATGAACCGATCAGACAATATGGATGAAAGTG GTGATTCATCGAAATTGAGCCACTCCGCAGCGAAACACAAACTTGCCGTACGACCAAAGAAAAAGGGCCCAACCCGAGCTCGAACTCGCCCAAGAGAG TCAACCCTGTTGCCAGCGACGCCCGAAGTGAACGAGGAATCGTTGAAGCTTTCCTCCACCAATATCGCTTCCAACTTTTCACCTTCGAAGGAAGCAAACGAGAAGGCCCATTCGTTGCCGTACGGTATCATGCCACCTGGTACATCGACCCCGCTGTCGTCCCATCCGATGCCAAGATCACCCTCCAAAGAAGTCAGCGCGTCGAAGCTTTCGATCGGTGACGCACCCGCGAGTTCCTCAATCTACGTCAACAGGAACATTTCCAAGAGTCACGAGTTTGAGCGCACGTCCGAGCACCATCTGACGGTGGAGGGAGCGGGAGCTGTTTCATCGAGAAAGGAAGACGATGGGTTCTTCAAGCGTATCCTCAACTATAGcttcaagaagaagaagcacgaGTCGGGCAAGGAAGAGTCCGCGTCGGTAACGGCTTCCCCACGGAAGGAAGACAACACCAGCAGCGTGTACATTAGCTCGGCTGAACCGGCCCTTACCGATTGCATTCCTACGGAGCAGATTATGAAGCTGTCGTTGGTAGTGGGCGAGCCAGAGATGGGAGAGCTTAGCGGGTACAAGAAGATCAAGTCTGGTCCAGCAGCACGACAGCGTGTCTTTCCGAAAGATATCTTCACGGCGGAAGAGCGCGAAGCGAACGCTAgggagcagcaacagcacacacagcgCTACTCTTCAAACGTGGAAGTTAACCGACAGTCTGTCGCATCGTCCGGTAGTGGTCACTCGCTTACAATCGTTGAAGGAAAGGTACCACTGCACAAGAGCGAGGAGTATCTCGTCTCCAAGACACGCAAGTTCTCCGAACGCAGTGTTGATGGCGGCGAGGGTGATGATGAGGAAAGTGATGGCCGACGATACGTGAGTCACGGCGAGCGACTCAAAAGCCCGAAGGTGTATGGGTTGAGTTCGTATCAGCAGAAGCTGGCGAAAATATCAATCTCAGCGCAACCAGCGACTGAGACGAGCAAGGAAAGTCCAAGCAAACGAGCGAAATCGGTGGAAAAGTCAAAAAGCTTCCGCACGTACACGGACAGTGTGTCGAACCAGCTGCAGGCAGGTGGTCATCAGGTGCCGAGTTTACCGAACCTGAGCGCATCGCTGTCGGTGGGCAACTTCAGCAACAACTTCCTCGAGACCGAGCACAAGTTCTTCAGCATGACGGAGAACATGAACACCGGGAAGCAGCGTGTGTTTAAGGACTACATCACCAATGCGGACGATGATGCAGATTCGCGGCTACTCTCGTCGAGTGCTTCGCTGCAGAAGTTTGAGATAAATGATAACAATCTGTTGAACCCGCGCGAAGAGTACGTCGACCATCAGCCGAAAAGTATTGTACTGACGACAAACACGCTGACACCGCCCGAACCGACCAGCATCTTGAACAAATCAAACCAGAACATTTCGCAGATCGAGGAGAACATTGACAAGCTTGTATCGTCGCAGTTTGTCAGCATCATCAGGAGTTCGGACGAGGGTAGCAGCAATGAGCGGCTAGATGAAATCTCCTCCGCCGGTCAGACGGGTGCGAACGTGCCGGAGTTCATGAAGATCCAGCTGAACCGTGTCGAAGGTACTGGACGGCCCGCCAAGACGAGCAGCATCGTTTTGACGGCCTCTCCTACACCAGCTCCACCAACCTCACCCGCCATTGCTAGTCCCACTGCCAGTGCAGGGCAGTACCAGCCGCCAGACGATGCCATAAAGCTGCAGCGACGGTTCAGCAACGAGAATATCGAGATCACCGAATCCAAACCACCGCTTCCACCATCGGTGGTGGCAAGGTCCAGCCTGATACTGGAGGGAGGCGTCCCCAAGAGTCCACCCGCCTTCCGAAAGCAGGGCAGCAATGCTGGCAGCGTAGGTGCGGGTGATCTGGCCGGTACGAAGCGCAACTCGATGAATCTCTCACAGGACCTGAGCGACGATCGGAAGGTGATCCTGCAGCGCCGTACCTCGGTGACGGAGGAAAAGATCAAGTACGAGCGGCGGATATCGTCCTCCTCGGAAGATATAAAGTTCGAGAAGAAAAAGTCCACCTCGGAGGAGTTGCTGGAGAAGCGCGGAAGCACGGGCAGCGGCAATGGGAACTCCAATTACAATAGTGGCTCGAGCAGTGGTGACGAGCTGGTGGTACTGCGCAAGAAGTTCGTCGTGGGTGAGAAAGAGGGCAAGGATAAGGATGGAACTCCGGAGCTGATGAAGGTGTTTGCGAGGAGATCGTTGAAGCTGCGCTCGGACGATGATTACAAGGTGACTGATAGCGGCAAGCCGCTGTCCAGCATTGACAGCGACAAGGAAAATCAATCGAGCGAGGAAAAGTTGGATAAGGTAGGACTGCAGCCGGTGAAGCaatcccagcagcagcagcagcagcagcagcagccactcCAACAACCGGAACTTATCTCAACAAGCCTCGTGCAGGCGGTATCGGTGGCTCCTTTACAAGCACCTGCCACGAATGGATCACTGAAGAATGGATGCTCGGGAAGCGATGCAGTGCCGCTGAAAAATGGTTCCAGCGAGAATGGCCAATTGCCCGCAGCAGGAGAAGCGATCCTGCGCAAAAGCGTTACCAGCAAACCGTTTGGGGTACCGAACCGGTTCAGCAATGCCACCAACGGTGGACAACCGCGCAATGCGACCTCGTTTGTGGAGGTACGTAAAACGCTTCTTCCAAGTGCGACGGTCACAGTGTCCCCGGTGAACAATAACTTCGTGAAATCGACATCCCCGGCTGGCCAGGACGCGTGTGAGAATCAGTCCACcgtgagcaacaacaacaccatcaacacaaACCGCCATACGATCGCGTCGTTAAACCAGCTCAACAGCACGaacggtgttggtggtggagtCGGTGCCATCAACAACAACGCGTCCAACaatgccaccaccatcatcgagACGGACGCCGGGAATGGTGAGATAAACGAGTTCAAGGGCATCCTGCAGCGTCGGGCGGAGTGGGAGAAGCGTGCGAAGGAAGGATTCAAGTAA
- the LOC118505846 gene encoding serine-rich adhesin for platelets isoform X2, whose protein sequence is MIQIDRAPTIALRYRTLIRGSINDISRDGLSQSHDSVFSESAGTASSLSITLKNELADVLRKRRKDRQGEVSDEDLGLPMSPITPQRKDRGMNKSEGSLSILSMTSSDMDDDRSASNASGHNLLHLDSSTSGSISMNRSDNMDESGDSSKLSHSAAKHKLAVRPKKKGPTRARTRPRESTLLPATPEVNEESLKLSSTNIASNFSPSKEANEKAHSLPYGIMPPGTSTPLSSHPMPRSPSKEVSASKLSIGDAPASSSIYVNRNISKSHEFERTSEHHLTVEGAGAVSSRKEDDGFFKRILNYSFKKKKHESGKEESASVTASPRKEDNTSSVYISSAEPALTDCIPTEQIMKLSLVVGEPEMGELSGYKKIKSGPAARQRVFPKDIFTAEEREANAREQQQHTQRYSSNVEVNRQSVASSGSGHSLTIVEGKVPLHKSEEYLVSKTRKFSERSVDGGEGDDEESDGRRYVSHGERLKSPKVYGLSSYQQKLAKISISAQPATETSKESPSKRAKSVEKSKSFRTYTDSVSNQLQAGGHQVPSLPNLSASLSVGNFSNNFLETEHKFFSMTENMNTGKQRVFKDYITNADDDADSRLLSSSASLQKFEINDNNLLNPREEYVDHQPKSIVLTTNTLTPPEPTSILNKSNQNISQIEENIDKLVSSQFVSIIRSSDEGSSNERLDEISSAGQTGANVPEFMKIQLNRVEGTGRPAKTSSIVLTASPTPAPPTSPAIASPTASAGQYQPPDDAIKLQRRFSNENIEITESKPPLPPSVVARSSLILEGGVPKSPPAFRKQGSNAGSVGAGDLAGTKRNSMNLSQDLSDDRKVILQRRTSVTEEKIKYERRISSSSEDIKFEKKKSTSEELLEKRGSTGSGNGNSNYNSGSSSGDELVVLRKKFVVGEKEGKDKDGTPELMKVFARRSLKLRSDDDYKVTDSGKPLSSIDSDKENQSSEEKLDKVGLQPVKQSQQQQQQQQQPLQQPELISTSLVQAVSVAPLQAPATNGSLKNGCSGSDAVPLKNGSSENGQLPAAGEAILRKSVTSKPFGVPNRFSNATNGGQPRNATSFVEVRKTLLPSATVTVSPVNNNFVKSTSPAGQDACENQSTVSNNNTINTNRHTIASLNQLNSTNGVGGGVGAINNNASNNATTIIETDAGNGEINEFKGILQRRAEWEKRAKEGFK, encoded by the exons ATGATCCAAATCGATAGAGCACCAACCATAGCGCTTCGCTATCGAACACTGATAAGAGGCTCCATAAA TGACATAAGCCGCGATGGACTTTCACAATCACACGATAGTGTTTTCTCCGAATCCGCCGGCACAGCTAGCAGCCTATCGATCACGCTAAAG AACGAACTAGCGGACGTGCTGCGTAAGCGAAGGAAAGATCGGCAGGGAGAAGTTTCTGACGAAGATCTCGGACTGCCCATGAGTCCCATCACACCACAGCGCAAAGATCGTGGAATGAACAAAAGCGAAGGATCGCTCAGTATACTGAGCATGACCAGCTCGGACATGGATGATGATCGCTCCGCATCGAACGCAAGCGGACACAATTTGCTACACCTGGACTCATCCACCTCCGGCTCGATCAGTATGAACCGATCAGACAATATGGATGAAAGTG GTGATTCATCGAAATTGAGCCACTCCGCAGCGAAACACAAACTTGCCGTACGACCAAAGAAAAAGGGCCCAACCCGAGCTCGAACTCGCCCAAGAGAG TCAACCCTGTTGCCAGCGACGCCCGAAGTGAACGAGGAATCGTTGAAGCTTTCCTCCACCAATATCGCTTCCAACTTTTCACCTTCGAAGGAAGCAAACGAGAAGGCCCATTCGTTGCCGTACGGTATCATGCCACCTGGTACATCGACCCCGCTGTCGTCCCATCCGATGCCAAGATCACCCTCCAAAGAAGTCAGCGCGTCGAAGCTTTCGATCGGTGACGCACCCGCGAGTTCCTCAATCTACGTCAACAGGAACATTTCCAAGAGTCACGAGTTTGAGCGCACGTCCGAGCACCATCTGACGGTGGAGGGAGCGGGAGCTGTTTCATCGAGAAAGGAAGACGATGGGTTCTTCAAGCGTATCCTCAACTATAGcttcaagaagaagaagcacgaGTCGGGCAAGGAAGAGTCCGCGTCGGTAACGGCTTCCCCACGGAAGGAAGACAACACCAGCAGCGTGTACATTAGCTCGGCTGAACCGGCCCTTACCGATTGCATTCCTACGGAGCAGATTATGAAGCTGTCGTTGGTAGTGGGCGAGCCAGAGATGGGAGAGCTTAGCGGGTACAAGAAGATCAAGTCTGGTCCAGCAGCACGACAGCGTGTCTTTCCGAAAGATATCTTCACGGCGGAAGAGCGCGAAGCGAACGCTAgggagcagcaacagcacacacagcgCTACTCTTCAAACGTGGAAGTTAACCGACAGTCTGTCGCATCGTCCGGTAGTGGTCACTCGCTTACAATCGTTGAAGGAAAGGTACCACTGCACAAGAGCGAGGAGTATCTCGTCTCCAAGACACGCAAGTTCTCCGAACGCAGTGTTGATGGCGGCGAGGGTGATGATGAGGAAAGTGATGGCCGACGATACGTGAGTCACGGCGAGCGACTCAAAAGCCCGAAGGTGTATGGGTTGAGTTCGTATCAGCAGAAGCTGGCGAAAATATCAATCTCAGCGCAACCAGCGACTGAGACGAGCAAGGAAAGTCCAAGCAAACGAGCGAAATCGGTGGAAAAGTCAAAAAGCTTCCGCACGTACACGGACAGTGTGTCGAACCAGCTGCAGGCAGGTGGTCATCAGGTGCCGAGTTTACCGAACCTGAGCGCATCGCTGTCGGTGGGCAACTTCAGCAACAACTTCCTCGAGACCGAGCACAAGTTCTTCAGCATGACGGAGAACATGAACACCGGGAAGCAGCGTGTGTTTAAGGACTACATCACCAATGCGGACGATGATGCAGATTCGCGGCTACTCTCGTCGAGTGCTTCGCTGCAGAAGTTTGAGATAAATGATAACAATCTGTTGAACCCGCGCGAAGAGTACGTCGACCATCAGCCGAAAAGTATTGTACTGACGACAAACACGCTGACACCGCCCGAACCGACCAGCATCTTGAACAAATCAAACCAGAACATTTCGCAGATCGAGGAGAACATTGACAAGCTTGTATCGTCGCAGTTTGTCAGCATCATCAGGAGTTCGGACGAGGGTAGCAGCAATGAGCGGCTAGATGAAATCTCCTCCGCCGGTCAGACGGGTGCGAACGTGCCGGAGTTCATGAAGATCCAGCTGAACCGTGTCGAAGGTACTGGACGGCCCGCCAAGACGAGCAGCATCGTTTTGACGGCCTCTCCTACACCAGCTCCACCAACCTCACCCGCCATTGCTAGTCCCACTGCCAGTGCAGGGCAGTACCAGCCGCCAGACGATGCCATAAAGCTGCAGCGACGGTTCAGCAACGAGAATATCGAGATCACCGAATCCAAACCACCGCTTCCACCATCGGTGGTGGCAAGGTCCAGCCTGATACTGGAGGGAGGCGTCCCCAAGAGTCCACCCGCCTTCCGAAAGCAGGGCAGCAATGCTGGCAGCGTAGGTGCGGGTGATCTGGCCGGTACGAAGCGCAACTCGATGAATCTCTCACAGGACCTGAGCGACGATCGGAAGGTGATCCTGCAGCGCCGTACCTCGGTGACGGAGGAAAAGATCAAGTACGAGCGGCGGATATCGTCCTCCTCGGAAGATATAAAGTTCGAGAAGAAAAAGTCCACCTCGGAGGAGTTGCTGGAGAAGCGCGGAAGCACGGGCAGCGGCAATGGGAACTCCAATTACAATAGTGGCTCGAGCAGTGGTGACGAGCTGGTGGTACTGCGCAAGAAGTTCGTCGTGGGTGAGAAAGAGGGCAAGGATAAGGATGGAACTCCGGAGCTGATGAAGGTGTTTGCGAGGAGATCGTTGAAGCTGCGCTCGGACGATGATTACAAGGTGACTGATAGCGGCAAGCCGCTGTCCAGCATTGACAGCGACAAGGAAAATCAATCGAGCGAGGAAAAGTTGGATAAGGTAGGACTGCAGCCGGTGAAGCaatcccagcagcagcagcagcagcagcagcagccactcCAACAACCGGAACTTATCTCAACAAGCCTCGTGCAGGCGGTATCGGTGGCTCCTTTACAAGCACCTGCCACGAATGGATCACTGAAGAATGGATGCTCGGGAAGCGATGCAGTGCCGCTGAAAAATGGTTCCAGCGAGAATGGCCAATTGCCCGCAGCAGGAGAAGCGATCCTGCGCAAAAGCGTTACCAGCAAACCGTTTGGGGTACCGAACCGGTTCAGCAATGCCACCAACGGTGGACAACCGCGCAATGCGACCTCGTTTGTGGAGGTACGTAAAACGCTTCTTCCAAGTGCGACGGTCACAGTGTCCCCGGTGAACAATAACTTCGTGAAATCGACATCCCCGGCTGGCCAGGACGCGTGTGAGAATCAGTCCACcgtgagcaacaacaacaccatcaacacaaACCGCCATACGATCGCGTCGTTAAACCAGCTCAACAGCACGaacggtgttggtggtggagtCGGTGCCATCAACAACAACGCGTCCAACaatgccaccaccatcatcgagACGGACGCCGGGAATGGTGAGATAAACGAGTTCAAGGGCATCCTGCAGCGTCGGGCGGAGTGGGAGAAGCGTGCGAAGGAAGGATTCAAGTAA